A stretch of the Vigna radiata var. radiata cultivar VC1973A chromosome 9, Vradiata_ver6, whole genome shotgun sequence genome encodes the following:
- the LOC106774322 gene encoding laccase-4, which produces MDSRLARIMLLMACILPALVECRVRHYKFHVVAKQTSRLCSSKSIVTINGKFPGPTLYAREDDTVLVKVINQVNHNVTIHWHGVRQLRTGWADGPAYVTQCPIQPGKTYVYNFTLSGQRGTLLYHAHVNWLRSTLHGALVILPKRGVPYPFPKPDDELVVVLGEWWKSDTEAIINEALKSGLAPNVSDAHTINGLPGTVTNCSSQDVYNLPVEGGKTYLLRIVNAALNEELFFKIAGHKLTVVEVDATYVKPFKIETIVIAPGQTTNVLLSADKKSGKYLVAASPFMDAPVAVDNLTATATLHYTGTLATTPTFLTTPPPKNATHVANNFISSLRGLNSKKYPVNVPQTVDHSLFFTVGLGINPCPSCKAANGSRVVASINNVTFLMPTIALLQAHYFNIKGVFTTDFPANPPHVFNYSGPGPANLNTVTATKVYKLPFNATVQVVLQDTGIIAPENHPVHLHGFNFFIVGRGVGNYNPSTDPTNFNLVDPVERNTVGVPAGGWTAIRFRADNPGVWFMHCHLEVHTTWGLKMAFLVENGNGSEQSVIPPPKDLPKC; this is translated from the exons ATGGATTCTCGTTTGGCTCGAATCATGCTTCTCATGGCTTGCATTCTTCCAGCTTTGGTCGAGTGCAGAGTCAGGCACTACAAATTTCAT GTGGTGGCCAAACAAACCTCTAGATTGTGTTCAAGTAAATCTATTGTCACCATTAATGGGAAATTCCCAGGACCCACTCTTTACGCCCGAGAAGATGACACAGTGCTGGTCAAAGTCATCAACCAAGTCAACCACAATGTTACCATCCATTG GCATGGTGTGAGGCAACTGAGAACTGGTTGGGCAGATGGACCAGCATATGTTACACAATGCCCAATTCAACCAGGGAAAACCTATGTGTACAATTTCACCCTTTCAGGACAAAGAGGAACACTTCTTTATCATGCACATGTTAACTGGCTAAGGTCAACTCTCCATGGTGCCTTGGTTATCTTGCCAAAGAGAGGTGTGCCTTATCCTTTCCCAAAGCCAGATGATGAACTGGTTGTGGTGTTAG GAGAATGGTGGAAATCTGATACTGAAGCTATTATCAATGAAGCACTCAAATCAGGATTGGCACCAAATGTCTCAGATGCTCATACCATTAATGGCCTTCCAGGGACAGTTACAAATTGTTCTTCACAGG ATGTTTACAACCTGCCCGTGGAGGGTGGAAAGACCTACCTGCTGAGAATTGTCAATGCTGCACTCAATGAGGagctttttttcaaaattgcagGCCACAAGCTTACAGTGGTAGAAGTTGATGCCACATACGTAAAGCCTTTCAAGATTGAAACAATTGTGATAGCCCCTGGTCAAACCACCAATGTCCTTCTAAGTGCTGACAAAAAATCTGGCAAGTACTTGGTGGCAGCATCTCCTTTCATGGATGCTCCTGTTGCCGTTGACAACTTGACTGCCACAGCAACATTGCACTACACAGGCACGCTTGCCACCACCCCCACATTTCTCACCACCCCACCTCCCAAAAATGCTACCCATGTTGCTAACAACTTTATCAGCTCTCTTAGAGGCCTTAACTCCAAAAAGTACCCTGTCAATGTCCCACAAACAGTTGATCATTCACTTTTCTTCACTGTTGGGTTGGGCATTAACCCATGCCCATCTTGTAAAGCTGCAAATGGGAGCAGGGTTGTCGCTTCTATCAACAATGTCACGTTCCTCATGCCAACCATTGCCTTACTACAGGCACATTATTTCAACATCAAAGGGGTCTTCACCACTGATTTCCCTGCCAATCCACCCCATGTTTTCAACTACTCAGGGCCTGGACCAGCCAATTTGAACACCGTAACTGCCACAAAGGTTTACAAGCTACCATTCAATGCCACAGTTCAAGTTGTTCTACAAGATACTGGAATCATTGCACCTGAAAACCACCCAGTCCATCTTCATGGGttcaatttctttattgttGGAAGAGGAGTAGGCAACTACAATCCCAGTACTGACCCAACGAACTTTAACCTTGTTGATCCTGTTGAAAGAAACACTGTTGGAGTACCAGCCGGAGGATGGACTGCAATTAGATTCAGGGCAGATAATCCAG GAGTTTGGTTCATGCACTGCCACTTGGAAGTGCACACAACATGGGGACTAAAGATGGCCTTTTTGGTGGAGAATGGCAATGGTTCTGAGCAATCAGTGATACCCCCACCAAAAGATCTTCCCAAATGCTAA